The following proteins are encoded in a genomic region of Coffea eugenioides isolate CCC68of chromosome 6, Ceug_1.0, whole genome shotgun sequence:
- the LOC113775215 gene encoding uncharacterized protein LOC113775215 translates to MSVSLTVMTFNLLEDQAEDSPNSWDKRKDICISVITSYSPMILCTQQGVKSQLDYLQQCLTGYNQFGISRKGSEDTSDQYCTIFYDKEKVELLEGGTFWLSESPSVPGSMSWGSIVPCIATWATFQLKGVEPPGFSFEIVNTCMDEFSPRARRRSALLTWQHIASLPPSLPVVYCGGFNTQKESTTGRFLLGRSREHGVVGDMRDTWPNARVRKNVSLIRTYHGFKGDKQGAVEFLKLIFRALCLCWDRQTQDLHVDWILFRGRSLTPVSCEVISDNIDGLYPSSHYPIHAEFMLPRTVRLTDAPTQDGN, encoded by the exons ATGAGTGTCTCTCTAACAGTAATGACCTTTAATCTTCTTGAGGATCAAGCAGAGGACAGTCCTAACTCATGGGACAAAAGGAAAGACATATGTATAAGTGTCATCACCAGTTATTCTCCGATGATTCTCTGTACCCAACAAG GTGTAAAGTCACAGTTGGACTATCTTCAGCAGTGCTTGACAG GTTACAACCAATTTGGAATTTCAAGGAAAGGATCTGAAGACACTTCAGACCAGTATTGCACCATCTTCTATGACAAGGAGAAG GTAGAGCTGTTAGAGGGTGGGACTTTTTGGTTGTCAGAGTCACCTTCGGTACCTGGAAGCATGTCTTGGGGTTCTATTGTTCCATGCATTGCAACATGGGCA ACATTCCAACTGAAAGGCGTGGAACCACCTGGTTTTTCATTTGAAATAGTAAATACTTGCATGGATGAATTTAGTCCCCGGGCTCGTAGGCGAAGTGCTTTGCTGACATGGCAACATATTGCCTCTTTGCCTCCTAGCTTGCCTGTGGTATACTGTGGAGGATTTAATACACAAAAGGAATCAACCACTGGCCGTTTTCTTCTTGGAAGATCAAG GGAGCATGGTGTTGTCGGTGATATGAGGGATACTTGGCCAAATGCTCGAGTAAGGAAAAATGTTTCCCTAATACGTACTTATCATGGATTCAAAG GTGACAAGCAGGGAGCCGTTGAATTCCTTAAGCTGATCTTCAGAGCACTTTGCCTCTGCTGGGATCGCCAAACTCAGGATCTGCATGTCGACTGGATTCTTTTTAGAGGCAGATCTTTGACACCAGTCTCATGCGAAGTGATAAGTGACAATATTGATGGGCTTTATCCATCATCACACTACCCAATACACGCTGAGTTTATGCTCCCTCGCACTGTCAGATTAACTGATGCACCTACTCAAGATGGAAATTAA